One genomic window of Podarcis muralis chromosome 9, rPodMur119.hap1.1, whole genome shotgun sequence includes the following:
- the PIGY gene encoding phosphatidylinositol N-acetylglucosaminyltransferase subunit Y, which yields MFLSLPTMTVLVPLLSLAGLFYSASVDENFPQGCTSTSSLCFYSLLLPVTIPVYVFFHLWTWMGLKLFRHN from the coding sequence ATGTTCCTGTCACTCCCTACGATGACCGTGCTCGTCCCACTCTTGTCTTTGGCGGGTCTGTTTTACTCGGCCAGCGTGGACGAAAACTTTCCCCAGGGCTGCACTAGCACAAGCAGCTTGTGTTTCTACAGCCTGCTCCTTCCGGTTACCATCCCAGTTTATGTGTTCTTCCACCTTTGGACCTGGATGGGCCTTAAACTCTTCCGCCACAACTAG